The Vidua chalybeata isolate OUT-0048 chromosome 29, bVidCha1 merged haplotype, whole genome shotgun sequence genome window below encodes:
- the ARNT gene encoding aryl hydrocarbon receptor nuclear translocator isoform X6, with protein sequence MAATAASAEMASDVSSLGAAVGSGNAGSGAQAGAAQRPSKRRPGLDFDDDGEGNSKFLRCDDDPMPNDKERFARSDDEQSSADKERLARENHSEIERRRRNKMTAYITELSDMVPTCSALARKPDKLTILRMAVSHMKSLRGTGNTSTDGTYKPSFLTDQELKHLILEAADGFLFIVSCETGRVVYVSDSVTPVLNQPQSEWFGSTLYEQVHPDDVGKLREQLSTSENALTGRILDLKTGTVKKEGQQSMRMCMGSRRSFICRMRCGNSSVDPVAVNRLSFMRNRCRNGLGAAKDGEPHYVVVHCTGYIKAWPPAGVSLPDDDPDAGQGSKFCLVAIGRLQVTSSPNCTDMNNVCQPTEFISRHNTEGIFTFIDHRCVATVGYQPQELLGKDIVDFCHPEDQQLLRDSFQQVVKLKGQVLSVMFRFRSKNREWLWMRTSSFTFQNPYSDEIEYIICTNTNVKNSSQESRPALANSMPRPQLGQSLPLDMGTAPLPSRQQQPPQAELEVGPGRESLAGYEHSQVPVQAVSAAGPEHSKPLEKAESLFSQERDPRFGEIFPGISTDESKAIPASTMPANPPLFAQGNTFTAARPAENFRSSSMVPAVNIIQQQPSPAGRILSQISRHSTPAQVSGTTWAPGTRPVFTPQQVASQTVKTRPPSFSMGTFQGTPSSFSSMTAPGSTASPTTAPYPALASRSTGFTAEAAQTPAPFQPRAADAVGMWPQWQGQHHGPGSGEQHVQQSQPSQPEVFPDMLTMLGDQGPNYNNEEFPELNIFPSFSE encoded by the exons AGATGGCATCCGACGTTTCCTCGCTGGGCGCAGCCGTCGGCTCCGGGAACGCCGGGTCGGgagctcaggctggagcagctcagaggcCCAGCAAGAGACGGCCTGG gctCGATTTTGATGATGATGGAGAGGGGAACAGTAAATTCCTCAG ATGTGATGATGACCCGATGCCAAACGATAAAGAGAGATTTGCCAG gtctGATGATGAGCAGAGTTCAGCGGATAAGGAGAGACTTGCCAG GGAGAACCACAGCGAGATCGAGCGCAGGAGGAGGAACAAGATGACCGCCTACATCACGGAGCTGTCGGACATGGTGCCCACGTGCAGCGCCCTGGCCCGCAAGCCGGACAAGCTGACCATCCTGCGCATGGCCGTGTCCCACATGAAGTCCCTGCGTGGGACCGGCAACACCTCCACGGATGGCACCTACAAACCCTCCTTTCTCACCGACCAG gaaCTCAAACACCTGATCCTGGAGGCAGCTGACGGCTTCCTGTTCATCGTGTCCTGCGAGACGGGGCGCGTGGTCTACGTGTCGGACTCGGTGACGCCGGTGCTGAACCAGCCGCAGTCCGAGTGGTTCGGCAGCACCTTGTACGAGCAGGTGCACCCCGACGACGTGGGCAAGCTGCGGGAGCAGCTCTCCACCTCCGAGAACGCCCTCACAG GTCGTATCCTCGATTTGAAGACGGGGACTGTGAAGAAGGAAGGGCAGCAGTCCATGAGGATGTGCATGGGCTCCCGGAGATCTTTCATCTGCCGAATGAG GTGTGGCAACAGCTCCGTGGATCCAGTCGCTGTCAATCGTCTCAGCTTCATGAGGAATCGCTGCAG GAATGGGTTAGGTGCAGCCAAGGATGGAGAACCTCACTACGTCGTCGTGCACTGCACGGGCTACATCAAAGCCTGGCCCCCAGCAG GTGTTTCTCTGCCTGACGATGACCCCGACGCCGGCCAGGGCAGCAAGTTCTGCCTCGTGGCCATTGGCAGGCTCCAG GTGACCAGCTCCCCCAACTGCACGGACATGAACAATGTCTGCCAGCCCACAGAATTCATCTCCCGACACAACACCGAAGGAATTTTCACCTTCATCGACCACCGGTGCGTGGCCACCGTGGGTTACCAGCCCCAG GAACTTCTGGGGAAAGACATTGTGGATTTCTGCCATCCAGAAGACCAACAGCTTTTACGGGACAGTTTTCAACAG gtggTGAAGTTAAAAGGCCAGGTCCTGTCAGTCATGTTCCGCTTCCGATCCAAAAACCGGGAATGGCTGTGGATGAGAACCAGCTCGTTCACCTTCCAGAACCCCTACTCGGATGAGATCGAGTACATCATCTGCACCAACACCAACGTCAA GAACTCGAGCCAGGAGTCCCGGCCTGCCCTGGCAAACTCCATGCCAAGgcctcagctggggcagagccttCCCCTGGACATGGGCACGGCCCCACTGCCCTCAAG gcagcagcagccaccccaggcagagctggaagtgGGCCCAGGAAGGGAGAGCTTGGCTGGCTATGAGCACTCACAG gtgCCCGTCCAGGCCGTGAGCGCTGCCGGCCCCGAGCACAGCAAGCCcctggagaaggctgagagCCTGTTCAGCCAGGAGCGGGACCCTCGCTTCGGGGAGATCTTCCCTGGCATCAGCACAG ATGAGAGCAAAGccatccctgccagcaccaTGCCAGCCAACCCGCCCCTCTTCGCCCAGGGAAACACCTTCACTGCTGCACGGCCCGCTGAGAACTTCAG gagcagcagcatggTGCCTGCAGTGAACAtcatccagcagcagccctcGCCCGCCGGCCGGATCTTATCCCAGATTTCCCGGCACTCCACCCCAGCTCAGGTCAGCGGGACCACCTGGGCTCCAGGGACACGGCCGGTGTTCACACCCCAG CAAGTGGCATCCCAGACAGTGAAGACTCGGCCACCTTCCTTCAGCATGGGGACATTCCAGGGCACGCCGTCCTCCTTCAGCTCCATGACAGCGCCGGGCTCGACGGCTTCTCCCACCACGGCGCCGtacccagccctggccagccgCAGCACAGGCTTCA CCGCAGAGGCAGCGCAGACCCCGGCCCCGTTCCAGCCCCGCGCCGCCGACGCCGTGGGAATGTGGCCACAGTGGCAAGGACAGCACCACGGCCCAGGATCTGGGGAGCAGCACGTGCAGcagtcccagcccagccagcctgAGGTCTTCCCA
- the ARNT gene encoding aryl hydrocarbon receptor nuclear translocator isoform X7: MAATAASAEMASDVSSLGAAVGSGNAGSGAQAGAAQRPSKRRPGLDFDDDGEGNSKFLRCDDDPMPNDKERFARENHSEIERRRRNKMTAYITELSDMVPTCSALARKPDKLTILRMAVSHMKSLRGTGNTSTDGTYKPSFLTDQELKHLILEAADGFLFIVSCETGRVVYVSDSVTPVLNQPQSEWFGSTLYEQVHPDDVGKLREQLSTSENALTGRILDLKTGTVKKEGQQSMRMCMGSRRSFICRMRCGNSSVDPVAVNRLSFMRNRCRNGLGAAKDGEPHYVVVHCTGYIKAWPPAGVSLPDDDPDAGQGSKFCLVAIGRLQVTSSPNCTDMNNVCQPTEFISRHNTEGIFTFIDHRCVATVGYQPQELLGKDIVDFCHPEDQQLLRDSFQQVVKLKGQVLSVMFRFRSKNREWLWMRTSSFTFQNPYSDEIEYIICTNTNVKNSSQESRPALANSMPRPQLGQSLPLDMGTAPLPSRQQQPPQAELEVGPGRESLAGYEHSQVPVQAVSAAGPEHSKPLEKAESLFSQERDPRFGEIFPGISTDESKAIPASTMPANPPLFAQGNTFTAARPAENFRSSSMVPAVNIIQQQPSPAGRILSQISRHSTPAQVSGTTWAPGTRPVFTPQQVASQTVKTRPPSFSMGTFQGTPSSFSSMTAPGSTASPTTAPYPALASRSTGFTAEAAQTPAPFQPRAADAVGMWPQWQGQHHGPGSGEQHVQQSQPSQPEVFPDMLTMLGDQGPNYNNEEFPELNIFPSFSE, encoded by the exons AGATGGCATCCGACGTTTCCTCGCTGGGCGCAGCCGTCGGCTCCGGGAACGCCGGGTCGGgagctcaggctggagcagctcagaggcCCAGCAAGAGACGGCCTGG gctCGATTTTGATGATGATGGAGAGGGGAACAGTAAATTCCTCAG ATGTGATGATGACCCGATGCCAAACGATAAAGAGAGATTTGCCAG GGAGAACCACAGCGAGATCGAGCGCAGGAGGAGGAACAAGATGACCGCCTACATCACGGAGCTGTCGGACATGGTGCCCACGTGCAGCGCCCTGGCCCGCAAGCCGGACAAGCTGACCATCCTGCGCATGGCCGTGTCCCACATGAAGTCCCTGCGTGGGACCGGCAACACCTCCACGGATGGCACCTACAAACCCTCCTTTCTCACCGACCAG gaaCTCAAACACCTGATCCTGGAGGCAGCTGACGGCTTCCTGTTCATCGTGTCCTGCGAGACGGGGCGCGTGGTCTACGTGTCGGACTCGGTGACGCCGGTGCTGAACCAGCCGCAGTCCGAGTGGTTCGGCAGCACCTTGTACGAGCAGGTGCACCCCGACGACGTGGGCAAGCTGCGGGAGCAGCTCTCCACCTCCGAGAACGCCCTCACAG GTCGTATCCTCGATTTGAAGACGGGGACTGTGAAGAAGGAAGGGCAGCAGTCCATGAGGATGTGCATGGGCTCCCGGAGATCTTTCATCTGCCGAATGAG GTGTGGCAACAGCTCCGTGGATCCAGTCGCTGTCAATCGTCTCAGCTTCATGAGGAATCGCTGCAG GAATGGGTTAGGTGCAGCCAAGGATGGAGAACCTCACTACGTCGTCGTGCACTGCACGGGCTACATCAAAGCCTGGCCCCCAGCAG GTGTTTCTCTGCCTGACGATGACCCCGACGCCGGCCAGGGCAGCAAGTTCTGCCTCGTGGCCATTGGCAGGCTCCAG GTGACCAGCTCCCCCAACTGCACGGACATGAACAATGTCTGCCAGCCCACAGAATTCATCTCCCGACACAACACCGAAGGAATTTTCACCTTCATCGACCACCGGTGCGTGGCCACCGTGGGTTACCAGCCCCAG GAACTTCTGGGGAAAGACATTGTGGATTTCTGCCATCCAGAAGACCAACAGCTTTTACGGGACAGTTTTCAACAG gtggTGAAGTTAAAAGGCCAGGTCCTGTCAGTCATGTTCCGCTTCCGATCCAAAAACCGGGAATGGCTGTGGATGAGAACCAGCTCGTTCACCTTCCAGAACCCCTACTCGGATGAGATCGAGTACATCATCTGCACCAACACCAACGTCAA GAACTCGAGCCAGGAGTCCCGGCCTGCCCTGGCAAACTCCATGCCAAGgcctcagctggggcagagccttCCCCTGGACATGGGCACGGCCCCACTGCCCTCAAG gcagcagcagccaccccaggcagagctggaagtgGGCCCAGGAAGGGAGAGCTTGGCTGGCTATGAGCACTCACAG gtgCCCGTCCAGGCCGTGAGCGCTGCCGGCCCCGAGCACAGCAAGCCcctggagaaggctgagagCCTGTTCAGCCAGGAGCGGGACCCTCGCTTCGGGGAGATCTTCCCTGGCATCAGCACAG ATGAGAGCAAAGccatccctgccagcaccaTGCCAGCCAACCCGCCCCTCTTCGCCCAGGGAAACACCTTCACTGCTGCACGGCCCGCTGAGAACTTCAG gagcagcagcatggTGCCTGCAGTGAACAtcatccagcagcagccctcGCCCGCCGGCCGGATCTTATCCCAGATTTCCCGGCACTCCACCCCAGCTCAGGTCAGCGGGACCACCTGGGCTCCAGGGACACGGCCGGTGTTCACACCCCAG CAAGTGGCATCCCAGACAGTGAAGACTCGGCCACCTTCCTTCAGCATGGGGACATTCCAGGGCACGCCGTCCTCCTTCAGCTCCATGACAGCGCCGGGCTCGACGGCTTCTCCCACCACGGCGCCGtacccagccctggccagccgCAGCACAGGCTTCA CCGCAGAGGCAGCGCAGACCCCGGCCCCGTTCCAGCCCCGCGCCGCCGACGCCGTGGGAATGTGGCCACAGTGGCAAGGACAGCACCACGGCCCAGGATCTGGGGAGCAGCACGTGCAGcagtcccagcccagccagcctgAGGTCTTCCCA
- the ARNT gene encoding aryl hydrocarbon receptor nuclear translocator isoform X4: protein MAATAASAEMASDVSSLGAAVGSGNAGSGAQAGAAQRPSKRRPGLDFDDDGEGNSKFLRCDDDPMPNDKERFARSDDEQSSADKERLARENHSEIERRRRNKMTAYITELSDMVPTCSALARKPDKLTILRMAVSHMKSLRGTGNTSTDGTYKPSFLTDQELKHLILEAADGFLFIVSCETGRVVYVSDSVTPVLNQPQSEWFGSTLYEQVHPDDVGKLREQLSTSENALTEGTKPWCLSTKDAAAPPENASKGRILDLKTGTVKKEGQQSMRMCMGSRRSFICRMRCGNSSVDPVAVNRLSFMRNRCRNGLGAAKDGEPHYVVVHCTGYIKAWPPAGVSLPDDDPDAGQGSKFCLVAIGRLQVTSSPNCTDMNNVCQPTEFISRHNTEGIFTFIDHRCVATVGYQPQELLGKDIVDFCHPEDQQLLRDSFQQVVKLKGQVLSVMFRFRSKNREWLWMRTSSFTFQNPYSDEIEYIICTNTNVKNSSQESRPALANSMPRPQLGQSLPLDMGTAPLPSRQQQPPQAELEVGPGRESLAGYEHSQVPVQAVSAAGPEHSKPLEKAESLFSQERDPRFGEIFPGISTDESKAIPASTMPANPPLFAQGNTFTAARPAENFRSSSMVPAVNIIQQQPSPAGRILSQISRHSTPAQVSGTTWAPGTRPVFTPQQVASQTVKTRPPSFSMGTFQGTPSSFSSMTAPGSTASPTTAPYPALASRSTGFTAEAAQTPAPFQPRAADAVGMWPQWQGQHHGPGSGEQHVQQSQPSQPEVFPDMLTMLGDQGPNYNNEEFPELNIFPSFSE from the exons AGATGGCATCCGACGTTTCCTCGCTGGGCGCAGCCGTCGGCTCCGGGAACGCCGGGTCGGgagctcaggctggagcagctcagaggcCCAGCAAGAGACGGCCTGG gctCGATTTTGATGATGATGGAGAGGGGAACAGTAAATTCCTCAG ATGTGATGATGACCCGATGCCAAACGATAAAGAGAGATTTGCCAG gtctGATGATGAGCAGAGTTCAGCGGATAAGGAGAGACTTGCCAG GGAGAACCACAGCGAGATCGAGCGCAGGAGGAGGAACAAGATGACCGCCTACATCACGGAGCTGTCGGACATGGTGCCCACGTGCAGCGCCCTGGCCCGCAAGCCGGACAAGCTGACCATCCTGCGCATGGCCGTGTCCCACATGAAGTCCCTGCGTGGGACCGGCAACACCTCCACGGATGGCACCTACAAACCCTCCTTTCTCACCGACCAG gaaCTCAAACACCTGATCCTGGAGGCAGCTGACGGCTTCCTGTTCATCGTGTCCTGCGAGACGGGGCGCGTGGTCTACGTGTCGGACTCGGTGACGCCGGTGCTGAACCAGCCGCAGTCCGAGTGGTTCGGCAGCACCTTGTACGAGCAGGTGCACCCCGACGACGTGGGCAAGCTGCGGGAGCAGCTCTCCACCTCCGAGAACGCCCTCACAG AGGGAACCAAGCCCTGGTGCCTTTCTACCAAGGATGCTGCAGCCCCCCCCGAGAATGCATCTAAAG GTCGTATCCTCGATTTGAAGACGGGGACTGTGAAGAAGGAAGGGCAGCAGTCCATGAGGATGTGCATGGGCTCCCGGAGATCTTTCATCTGCCGAATGAG GTGTGGCAACAGCTCCGTGGATCCAGTCGCTGTCAATCGTCTCAGCTTCATGAGGAATCGCTGCAG GAATGGGTTAGGTGCAGCCAAGGATGGAGAACCTCACTACGTCGTCGTGCACTGCACGGGCTACATCAAAGCCTGGCCCCCAGCAG GTGTTTCTCTGCCTGACGATGACCCCGACGCCGGCCAGGGCAGCAAGTTCTGCCTCGTGGCCATTGGCAGGCTCCAG GTGACCAGCTCCCCCAACTGCACGGACATGAACAATGTCTGCCAGCCCACAGAATTCATCTCCCGACACAACACCGAAGGAATTTTCACCTTCATCGACCACCGGTGCGTGGCCACCGTGGGTTACCAGCCCCAG GAACTTCTGGGGAAAGACATTGTGGATTTCTGCCATCCAGAAGACCAACAGCTTTTACGGGACAGTTTTCAACAG gtggTGAAGTTAAAAGGCCAGGTCCTGTCAGTCATGTTCCGCTTCCGATCCAAAAACCGGGAATGGCTGTGGATGAGAACCAGCTCGTTCACCTTCCAGAACCCCTACTCGGATGAGATCGAGTACATCATCTGCACCAACACCAACGTCAA GAACTCGAGCCAGGAGTCCCGGCCTGCCCTGGCAAACTCCATGCCAAGgcctcagctggggcagagccttCCCCTGGACATGGGCACGGCCCCACTGCCCTCAAG gcagcagcagccaccccaggcagagctggaagtgGGCCCAGGAAGGGAGAGCTTGGCTGGCTATGAGCACTCACAG gtgCCCGTCCAGGCCGTGAGCGCTGCCGGCCCCGAGCACAGCAAGCCcctggagaaggctgagagCCTGTTCAGCCAGGAGCGGGACCCTCGCTTCGGGGAGATCTTCCCTGGCATCAGCACAG ATGAGAGCAAAGccatccctgccagcaccaTGCCAGCCAACCCGCCCCTCTTCGCCCAGGGAAACACCTTCACTGCTGCACGGCCCGCTGAGAACTTCAG gagcagcagcatggTGCCTGCAGTGAACAtcatccagcagcagccctcGCCCGCCGGCCGGATCTTATCCCAGATTTCCCGGCACTCCACCCCAGCTCAGGTCAGCGGGACCACCTGGGCTCCAGGGACACGGCCGGTGTTCACACCCCAG CAAGTGGCATCCCAGACAGTGAAGACTCGGCCACCTTCCTTCAGCATGGGGACATTCCAGGGCACGCCGTCCTCCTTCAGCTCCATGACAGCGCCGGGCTCGACGGCTTCTCCCACCACGGCGCCGtacccagccctggccagccgCAGCACAGGCTTCA CCGCAGAGGCAGCGCAGACCCCGGCCCCGTTCCAGCCCCGCGCCGCCGACGCCGTGGGAATGTGGCCACAGTGGCAAGGACAGCACCACGGCCCAGGATCTGGGGAGCAGCACGTGCAGcagtcccagcccagccagcctgAGGTCTTCCCA